In Aedes albopictus strain Foshan chromosome 3, AalbF5, whole genome shotgun sequence, the following are encoded in one genomic region:
- the LOC109416310 gene encoding terpene synthase: MRIPGKQFRIRMAAALNHWLNVPFEKMVKIGEIIQLLHTGSLLIDDIQDGSVLRRGVPAAHQLFGIHCTMNTACYVITHALIQTNEVGGEAANRIFCHELLELHRGQGADIFWRDNAICPTEKEYKLMVVRKTGGLFLMLIRMLQLFSDNKRDFTKLAGLVGLFFQVRDDYCSLKSKDYTNKKAFCEDLSEGKMSFPVVHSIMAMNDREVLHMLRKRSTNIEDKKYCVELLEKNGSLRYTADMLELLEIEVRREINNLGGNPFMEKLVDELAAWKIMESN, from the exons ATGAGAATACCGGGTAAACAGTTCAGAATCAGAATGGCTGCTGCGTTAAATCATTGGTTGAATGTGCCtttcgaaaaaatggtgaaaATTGGAGAAATAATCCAACTGCTGCATACAGGAAGCTTGCT TATTGACGATATCCAAGATGGATCGGTGCTTCGACGTGGCGTCCCAGCTGCTCATCAACTGTTCGGTATTCATTGCACCATGAATACTGCGTGCTACGTTATTACCCATGCCTTGATTCAAACGAACGAAGTGGGAGGAGAAGCAGCTAATAGAATATTTTGTCACGAGCTGCTGGAACTACATCGTGGCCAGGGAGCTGATATATTCTGGCGCGATAATGCCATTTGTCCGACGGAGAAAGAATACAAACTGATGGTTGTTCGCAAAACGGGTGGATTGTTTCTAATGCTGATTCGTATGTTGCAGTTGTTCAGTGACAATAAGCGTGATTTTACGAAACTTGCTGGCCTAGTGGGACTGTTCTTCCAGGTTAGAGACGATTACTGCAGTCTTAAGTCCAAGGATTATACCAATAAGAAGGCGTTTTGTGAGGATCTATCTGAAGGGAAAATGAGCTTTCCGGTGGTGCATTCCATCATGGCTATGAATGATAGAGAAGTTTTGC ATATGTTGAGAAAACGCAGCACCAATATTGAGGACAAGAAATATTGTGTGGAGTTATTAGAGAAAAACGGTAGTCTTCGGTACACTGCTGACATGCTTGAATTACTTGAGATTGAAGTGAGAAGAGAG ATTAACAATCTCGGAGGAAATCCATTTATGGAGAAATTAGTTGATGAACTCGCAGCCTGGAAAATCATGGAAAGCAATTAA